A region from the Desulfuromonas acetexigens genome encodes:
- a CDS encoding tetratricopeptide repeat-containing serine protease family protein, with protein MATFCINFISLFFFFSLLSTASIAETDQTTSFHGYDENDKREYNRSITEQSFNSNLGLIIELAKSGDITAQKDLGKKYLYGENFLQDYNKAIYWYRKAADTGDLDAQFNLGICYYQRLDQPEDLTEMFYWLEKAASKDHLEAQQMLDVAYAQILEIGSKAFNEGNYEIAFKFLKIAAEKGYSDAQLKIGQMYARGNYVDQDDKMAVKWFTMASNQNHGLSTALLGNMYMNGRGVEKDLNIGLTLIYYAAALGNEQAKSIIEMTRPDHFLAISSIDENRSKAVLSFIDKNITEKSEKKYFWQETIFLSRSEENINAIDSKLLTSYRVEDCRRNEYGFKQLEDIVIPDHKIEMVPAKPGSLIHKYVCENLIQNYNDSENEILSSGTGWLMPSGYIATNHHVVDGHTLISLIDADGKLHRASIVKMDKINDLALLKIDEHPPNLLPLPLSNSHCLAGQEVFTIGYPHPDLLGREAKVTNGIVSSSKGFNDDPRMLQISVPVQAGNSGGPLINPAGEVVGIVTEKLEPMGVFNKTGDFPQNVNYAIKINYLDALSEGLKKLPTRKSKPINKVTISDFVKTYKNSVFLVIAN; from the coding sequence ATGGCCACCTTCTGCATTAATTTTATTTCATTGTTTTTCTTCTTTAGCTTGCTATCAACAGCAAGCATTGCTGAAACAGACCAAACTACGTCATTCCATGGATATGATGAAAATGATAAAAGAGAATACAATAGATCAATAACCGAACAGAGTTTCAATAGCAATTTAGGATTAATCATTGAACTTGCTAAAAGTGGTGACATAACTGCTCAAAAAGATCTTGGTAAAAAATATTTATACGGTGAAAATTTCCTTCAAGACTACAATAAGGCAATCTACTGGTATAGAAAAGCAGCAGATACAGGTGATTTGGATGCTCAATTTAATTTAGGAATTTGCTACTATCAGCGACTTGACCAACCAGAAGATTTGACAGAAATGTTTTACTGGCTGGAAAAAGCCGCGTCTAAAGATCATTTAGAAGCGCAACAAATGTTAGATGTTGCATATGCTCAAATTCTTGAAATTGGTAGCAAAGCATTCAATGAAGGTAATTACGAAATTGCATTCAAATTTCTCAAAATTGCTGCAGAAAAAGGCTATTCTGACGCACAATTGAAAATCGGGCAAATGTATGCACGCGGTAATTACGTTGATCAAGATGACAAGATGGCAGTTAAATGGTTTACAATGGCATCTAATCAGAACCATGGTTTAAGTACTGCGTTGTTGGGAAACATGTACATGAACGGTAGAGGTGTTGAAAAAGATCTCAACATAGGCCTAACATTAATATACTATGCGGCTGCCCTTGGGAATGAACAAGCTAAATCTATTATAGAAATGACACGGCCTGATCATTTTTTAGCCATATCATCGATTGATGAAAATCGATCAAAAGCAGTTTTATCTTTTATAGATAAAAACATTACAGAAAAAAGCGAAAAAAAATATTTCTGGCAAGAAACAATTTTTTTATCAAGGTCTGAAGAAAACATTAACGCCATTGACAGCAAATTATTAACATCATACAGGGTTGAAGATTGTCGAAGAAATGAATATGGCTTTAAGCAGTTGGAAGATATTGTCATACCTGACCATAAAATCGAAATGGTTCCAGCAAAGCCTGGATCTTTAATTCATAAATACGTATGTGAAAATTTAATACAGAATTATAATGATTCAGAAAATGAAATATTGTCTAGTGGTACTGGCTGGTTAATGCCGAGTGGATACATTGCTACAAATCATCACGTTGTGGACGGCCATACCTTAATATCTTTAATTGATGCTGACGGAAAACTTCATAGAGCTTCCATTGTTAAAATGGACAAAATCAATGATTTGGCACTATTGAAAATCGATGAACACCCGCCTAATCTACTGCCATTACCCTTGTCTAACAGCCATTGTCTCGCTGGACAAGAGGTATTTACTATTGGGTATCCACACCCTGACTTACTTGGCCGCGAAGCGAAGGTAACAAACGGTATTGTAAGCTCATCTAAGGGCTTCAATGATGATCCGAGAATGCTTCAAATTAGCGTCCCAGTGCAAGCTGGCAATAGTGGTGGCCCCTTAATAAATCCGGCTGGTGAAGTGGTTGGCATTGTTACTGAAAAACTAGAACCAATGGGGGTTTTCAATAAAACTGGCGATTTTCCCCAGAATGTCAATTACGCAATCAAAATAAACTATCTTGATGCTCTATCAGAAGGGTTAAAAAAACTACCGACGAGAAAAAGTAAGCCAATTAATAAAGTAACAATTTCTGACTTTGTAAAAACCTATAAAAATTCAGTGTTTTTAGTCATTGCAAATTAA